A genomic window from Sphingobacterium spiritivorum includes:
- a CDS encoding mannose-1-phosphate guanylyltransferase — translation MSNIVHVILSGGVGSRLWPLSRKSYPKQYLSLFKEGSLFEMTVNRNQTLADQVIVVGNRDNHQLSREVMENNGIQYIDIVESTPRNTAAAIAFAAFAAKSDDILIVTPSDHVIVGEQAYEESMKKGIEKASQGYIVTFGIQATRPETGYGYIEYQGDQVISFREKPNQDTAEDFIERGNFLWNSGMFCFRADTFLQELQQFEPKVYATALAAWKHRKDNLLDEQLSKEIPAISIDYAVMERSKKIRVVATHFNWSDLGSFESMYDYLKQTGHPVDENGNMVIGTDTYTAFVGLKNTILVYTKDAFLILQKEKSQDVKKIYNTLERHQSKLID, via the coding sequence ATGAGCAATATTGTACACGTTATTCTCTCTGGCGGAGTTGGAAGCCGTTTGTGGCCTTTGTCACGTAAGAGTTATCCCAAACAATATCTGAGTCTTTTTAAAGAAGGGTCATTGTTTGAGATGACAGTCAATCGTAATCAGACTTTGGCTGATCAGGTTATTGTTGTCGGTAACAGAGATAATCATCAACTCAGTCGCGAGGTGATGGAAAACAATGGTATACAATATATAGATATAGTTGAATCCACTCCCCGAAATACGGCTGCGGCAATTGCTTTTGCTGCCTTTGCAGCCAAATCGGATGATATTCTGATTGTTACCCCTTCGGATCATGTGATTGTGGGCGAGCAGGCCTATGAAGAATCGATGAAGAAAGGGATTGAAAAGGCCTCTCAGGGATATATAGTTACATTTGGTATACAGGCCACACGCCCTGAAACGGGATATGGCTATATCGAGTATCAGGGCGATCAGGTTATCTCCTTCAGAGAAAAGCCAAATCAGGATACTGCAGAAGATTTTATTGAACGGGGAAATTTTCTGTGGAACTCGGGAATGTTCTGTTTCAGAGCGGATACTTTTCTACAGGAATTACAACAATTTGAGCCAAAAGTATATGCTACGGCTTTAGCTGCATGGAAACATCGCAAAGACAACTTGTTAGATGAGCAGTTGTCTAAGGAAATCCCGGCCATTAGTATAGATTATGCGGTAATGGAACGGTCGAAGAAGATTCGGGTTGTGGCAACGCATTTCAACTGGTCCGATCTGGGGTCTTTTGAATCTATGTATGATTATCTAAAACAGACGGGTCATCCGGTAGATGAAAATGGCAATATGGTAATCGGTACAGATACCTATACTGCTTTTGTGGGATTAAAAAACACTATTCTCGTATATACCAAAGATGCTTTTCTGATTTTACAGAAAGAAAAATCACAGGATGTCAAGAAGATTTATAATACTTTGGAAAGGCATCAGTCGAAATTGATAGATTAA
- a CDS encoding adenylyltransferase/cytidyltransferase family protein — translation MKIGITFGVFDLLHAGHIMMLEEAKRNCDYLIVGLNTDPSEVFPEKNKPTQTIVERYIQLEGCRYVDEIVPYTSEQDLADIIQGMPIDIRIIGEEYRDKDFTGRQYCVDKGIEIYYNKRTHRFSSSGLRRVVAEKESDK, via the coding sequence ATGAAAATAGGGATTACATTTGGCGTTTTTGATTTACTTCATGCCGGACATATTATGATGTTGGAAGAAGCAAAGAGAAATTGTGATTACCTGATTGTAGGATTGAATACGGATCCTTCGGAAGTCTTTCCTGAGAAAAATAAACCTACACAAACTATTGTTGAACGGTATATTCAACTGGAAGGCTGTCGTTATGTGGACGAAATTGTTCCTTATACCAGTGAGCAGGATCTGGCAGATATTATCCAGGGAATGCCTATAGATATACGGATAATCGGAGAGGAATATCGGGATAAGGATTTTACCGGACGTCAGTATTGTGTGGATAAAGGTATTGAGATCTATTATAATAAACGTACACACCGGTTCTCCAGCAGCGGGTTAAGAAGGGTTGTAGCAGAGAAAGAGTCGGATAAATAG
- a CDS encoding nucleotide sugar dehydrogenase has translation MQDSMNIAVIGQGYVGLPLALAFSKYHQVTGFDINETRVAELNSGYDRTLEISKEELLALINGEESSSIMGYVASSDLTDIRDAQVYIITVPTPVDAFNTPNLQPLLSATRLVSSVLKRGDIVIYESTVYPGCTEEECVPLLERESGLTFNRDFFVGYSPERINPGDKINTLSSVVKVTSGSTPEIAVVIDQLYKQIITAGTHLAPSIKVAEASKAIENAQRDVNISFVNELALIFDRMGIDTNEVLEAAGTKYNFLKYKPGLVGGHCISVDPYYLTYKATRLGYHPQVILSGRQVNNMIATFIAKKLIKLMISRETALMGARVLILGVTFKENCADYRNTKVMDIIRELQDFGLTVDVYDPWVDEEAFEKEYNIRILKELSSLVFYDGAVLAVAHHQFGQIEPRSLVKENGVIFDAKGFWDKQSVDARL, from the coding sequence ATGCAGGATAGCATGAATATCGCCGTTATCGGACAGGGATATGTGGGGTTACCTTTAGCGCTGGCCTTTTCAAAGTATCATCAGGTTACCGGATTTGATATTAATGAAACAAGAGTTGCTGAACTTAATAGCGGATATGATCGTACTTTGGAAATCTCTAAAGAAGAATTGCTTGCCCTGATCAATGGGGAAGAATCTTCTTCTATTATGGGTTATGTGGCCAGTAGTGATCTTACGGATATAAGAGATGCTCAGGTATATATTATTACCGTACCTACGCCCGTTGATGCTTTTAATACCCCAAATCTGCAGCCTCTTTTATCCGCGACCCGTCTTGTGTCAAGTGTATTAAAAAGAGGAGATATTGTAATCTATGAATCCACTGTTTACCCAGGCTGTACAGAAGAAGAATGTGTACCTCTTTTGGAGAGAGAATCCGGACTCACATTTAACAGAGACTTTTTCGTGGGATATTCGCCTGAGCGAATTAATCCGGGAGATAAAATAAATACCTTGTCTTCAGTGGTAAAAGTGACTTCCGGTTCAACACCTGAAATCGCTGTTGTCATTGATCAGTTATATAAACAGATTATTACAGCCGGAACGCATCTTGCTCCTTCTATTAAAGTTGCGGAAGCGTCCAAAGCGATAGAGAATGCACAACGGGATGTCAATATTTCTTTTGTAAATGAGCTGGCGTTGATCTTTGATCGCATGGGGATTGACACTAATGAGGTGTTGGAAGCTGCGGGAACAAAATATAATTTTTTAAAATATAAGCCCGGATTGGTCGGCGGACATTGTATCTCTGTGGATCCCTATTACCTGACATACAAAGCAACACGTCTGGGCTATCATCCTCAGGTGATCTTATCAGGTCGTCAGGTGAATAATATGATTGCCACTTTTATAGCTAAAAAGCTAATAAAGCTTATGATCTCCAGAGAAACCGCTTTAATGGGTGCCAGAGTCTTGATATTGGGCGTTACATTTAAGGAGAATTGTGCAGATTACCGGAATACAAAAGTAATGGATATTATCCGTGAACTGCAGGATTTTGGACTTACTGTAGATGTCTATGATCCATGGGTAGATGAGGAGGCATTTGAAAAAGAATACAATATCCGTATTTTAAAGGAGCTTTCTTCTCTTGTATTCTATGATGGAGCTGTATTAGCTGTTGCTCATCATCAGTTCGGGCAGATTGAACCGCGATCTCTGGTCAAAGAAAATGGAGTAATATTTGATGCAAAAGGATTTTGGGATAAGCAATCAGTGGATGCCCGACTGTGA
- a CDS encoding adenylyltransferase/cytidyltransferase family protein, producing the protein MKDIQHKDVRIGITFSAFDLLHAGHIKMLEDAKRQCDFLICGLQTDPTIDRPEKNKPTQTVVERYIQLKGCKYVDQIVPYATEQDLEDILRAFKIDVRVVGDEYKERDFTGRQYCEENGIELYFNSRDHRFSSSGLRRIVAEKEAQNTQS; encoded by the coding sequence ATGAAAGATATACAACATAAAGATGTCCGTATAGGCATCACATTTAGTGCATTTGATCTGCTTCATGCCGGTCATATCAAAATGCTGGAAGATGCTAAACGTCAGTGTGACTTTCTAATCTGCGGACTTCAGACAGATCCTACCATAGATCGTCCTGAAAAAAATAAACCTACGCAGACTGTTGTAGAGCGTTATATCCAGCTCAAAGGATGTAAATATGTCGATCAGATTGTTCCTTATGCTACAGAACAGGATCTGGAAGATATTTTGAGGGCATTCAAAATTGATGTTCGTGTCGTAGGAGATGAGTATAAAGAACGGGATTTTACCGGGCGTCAATATTGTGAAGAAAATGGTATTGAGCTCTATTTCAATAGCCGTGACCATCGCTTCTCAAGCTCAGGGCTCCGTCGCATTGTGGCTGAGAAGGAAGCACAAAATACACAGTCATAA
- the gmd gene encoding GDP-mannose 4,6-dehydratase, with protein sequence MKTALITGITGQDGAYLAELLLSKGYMVHGIKRRSSLFNTARIDHLYQDPHHPHQRMKLHYGDLTDSMNLTRIIQETQPDEIYNLAAMSHVKVSFDTPEYTANADGIGTLRILEAVRLLGLEKKTKIYQASTSELYGLVQAVPQSETTPFYPRSPYAVAKMYAYWITVNYREAYGMYACNGILFNHESPLRGETFVTRKITRAVAKIALGLQDKLYIGNLDAQRDWGHAKDYVEAMYLILQQEKPEDFVIATGVTTKVREFIRMAFAEVGFHLRFEGEGVDEVGILDHIDEAITSVLLKDYTPTVKVGDVLIHVDPAYFRPTEVDLLIGDPTKANTQLGWKPKYDLAGLVQEMVASDVDLFKRDCELMKAGHKVVNQAE encoded by the coding sequence ATGAAAACAGCATTAATCACGGGAATCACCGGACAGGACGGAGCTTATTTGGCCGAATTGCTTTTGAGTAAAGGGTATATGGTTCATGGGATTAAGAGAAGATCATCATTATTTAACACAGCCCGTATAGATCATCTGTATCAGGATCCTCATCATCCTCATCAGCGAATGAAGCTCCATTATGGAGATTTGACGGATTCCATGAATCTGACGCGTATTATTCAGGAGACACAGCCGGATGAAATCTACAACCTTGCGGCGATGAGTCATGTAAAGGTTAGTTTTGATACACCGGAATATACAGCCAATGCAGATGGTATAGGTACGTTGCGTATTCTGGAAGCTGTGCGTCTGTTGGGTTTGGAAAAAAAGACAAAGATATATCAGGCTTCAACTTCAGAATTATACGGTCTGGTACAGGCTGTCCCGCAATCTGAAACAACTCCTTTCTATCCGAGATCTCCTTATGCCGTAGCAAAGATGTATGCGTACTGGATTACAGTCAATTACAGAGAAGCCTATGGTATGTATGCGTGTAATGGTATTCTTTTTAATCACGAGTCTCCATTACGCGGAGAAACTTTTGTAACACGCAAAATTACAAGGGCCGTTGCTAAGATCGCATTAGGTTTGCAGGATAAGCTGTATATCGGGAATCTGGATGCCCAGCGGGACTGGGGACATGCAAAAGATTATGTGGAGGCGATGTACCTTATTCTTCAACAGGAAAAACCGGAAGATTTTGTCATTGCGACAGGTGTAACCACAAAAGTTCGCGAATTTATCCGTATGGCATTTGCAGAGGTCGGTTTTCACCTGCGATTCGAAGGAGAAGGAGTCGATGAAGTTGGAATTCTGGATCATATAGACGAAGCTATAACAAGTGTTTTATTAAAAGATTATACTCCGACAGTCAAGGTTGGAGATGTTTTGATACATGTTGATCCGGCTTATTTCCGTCCTACAGAAGTAGACCTGTTAATCGGTGACCCTACAAAAGCGAATACGCAATTAGGCTGGAAACCTAAATATGACCTGGCCGGATTAGTACAGGAGATGGTGGCCTCTGATGTTGATTTATTTAAAAGAGACTGTGAACTGATGAAAGCAGGACATAAAGTTGTCAATCAGGCTGAGTAA
- a CDS encoding GDP-L-fucose synthase family protein — translation MNANPLLNSKIYIAGHRGMVGSAIERVLRARGYTNIIGKTSSELDLRDQQQVGDFFEKENPQVVIDAAARVGGILANSTYPYQFLIENLQIQNNLIDFAVKGNVEKFIFLGSSCIYPKFAAQPLTEDSLLTDTLEPTNEAYAIAKIAGVKACEAVRKQYGKDFVSLMPTNLYGVNDNFDLNSSHVLPAMIRKFHEAKLAGDRPVTLWGSGTPLREFLFVDDLAEATIFALENTLPEHLYNVGTGEDLSIRDLAIAIQKIVGHKGEILWDSEKPDGTPRKLMDVSKMHALGWKHRVELEAGIQTTYKWFLANTDRYKEVKL, via the coding sequence ATGAATGCAAATCCCTTATTAAACAGTAAAATATATATTGCAGGACACCGCGGAATGGTTGGTTCAGCAATAGAAAGAGTACTACGTGCTCGAGGATATACAAATATTATTGGCAAAACCAGTAGCGAACTCGATCTGCGGGACCAGCAACAGGTAGGAGATTTCTTTGAAAAAGAAAATCCTCAGGTCGTGATTGATGCTGCCGCACGTGTAGGCGGAATACTCGCAAATAGTACTTATCCCTATCAATTTCTGATCGAGAATCTTCAGATTCAGAACAACCTGATTGATTTTGCAGTTAAGGGAAATGTCGAAAAATTTATATTTTTAGGGAGTTCCTGTATTTATCCTAAGTTTGCTGCGCAACCCTTGACAGAAGATTCTTTATTGACAGATACACTGGAACCGACTAATGAGGCGTATGCTATAGCAAAGATTGCTGGTGTAAAAGCCTGTGAAGCGGTCAGGAAGCAGTATGGTAAAGATTTTGTCAGTCTGATGCCCACTAACCTGTACGGAGTCAATGACAATTTTGACCTGAACAGCTCGCATGTATTGCCTGCAATGATCCGTAAATTTCATGAAGCTAAGTTGGCGGGCGATCGGCCGGTTACACTTTGGGGGTCGGGGACACCGTTACGGGAGTTTTTATTTGTAGATGATCTGGCGGAGGCCACAATTTTTGCCTTAGAAAATACATTACCGGAACATTTGTACAATGTAGGTACAGGGGAAGACCTGAGTATCCGTGATCTGGCCATTGCTATACAAAAAATCGTAGGGCATAAGGGGGAGATTTTGTGGGATTCGGAAAAACCGGACGGTACTCCGCGCAAACTAATGGATGTGTCTAAAATGCACGCTTTGGGTTGGAAACATCGGGTTGAACTGGAGGCTGGAATACAAACAACTTACAAGTGGTTTTTAGCAAATACTGATCGCTATAAAGAAGTAAAATTGTAG
- a CDS encoding 3'-5' exonuclease has protein sequence MALQSFIAIDFELATAAYNSVCSVGIVRVDQGVITDEFYSLVKPPKNEYMWQTTRVHGIKPKDTADAPTFEEIYPKIKDLLQNKKMVAHNEKFDREVLSKTMKACGLDYRELHLPVMWECTSKIYRDKGFKKTKLNLCCEIMGIDLNHHEALSDAKAAAFLYLKQNEVTQELLDRVFPAEELLIQPDEVAKKGEPDNGRDGVV, from the coding sequence ATGGCATTACAATCATTTATTGCAATAGATTTCGAGCTGGCAACTGCTGCCTACAATAGTGTGTGTTCTGTTGGTATTGTGCGTGTTGACCAGGGAGTAATCACAGACGAATTTTATAGTCTGGTCAAACCTCCGAAGAATGAATACATGTGGCAGACGACCCGTGTTCATGGCATCAAACCCAAAGACACCGCAGATGCACCTACTTTTGAGGAGATCTATCCAAAGATTAAAGATCTTCTTCAGAACAAAAAGATGGTCGCACATAATGAAAAATTTGATCGTGAAGTATTATCCAAAACAATGAAGGCCTGCGGTCTGGATTATCGTGAGCTTCACTTGCCGGTCATGTGGGAATGCACCAGCAAAATCTATAGGGACAAGGGCTTTAAAAAAACAAAGCTTAATTTATGCTGTGAGATCATGGGTATAGATCTGAATCATCATGAGGCTCTATCAGATGCGAAAGCAGCCGCTTTCCTTTACCTGAAGCAAAATGAAGTCACTCAGGAGTTGTTAGATCGTGTATTTCCTGCGGAAGAATTATTGATTCAACCGGATGAGGTTGCTAAAAAGGGCGAGCCAGATAACGGAAGAGATGGTGTTGTGTAG
- a CDS encoding replication-associated recombination protein A yields MATRIPLAERMRPRNIVGYVGQEHIVGEGAVLRNALEQNNIPSMILWGPPGVGKTTLALLMAKALDRPFFSLSAIQSGVKDIREVIEKADQLQKFNQEQPILFIDEIHRFSKSQQDSLLGAVERGLVTLIGATTENPSFEVISALLSRCQVYVLKHLTEEELIGIVNSAISEDEFLKEEKIEVLEYEALLRLSGGDARKLLNVLELVVNASLSLNKPITNEFVLKQVQQNMAIYDKTGEQHYDIISAFIKSIRGSDPNAAVYWLARMIEGGEDPSFISRRLLILASEDIGNANPNALLLANNCFQAVNVIGWPESRIILSQTVTYLASSAKSNASYEAINKAQGLVKQTGDLSVPLHLRNAPTKLMKELNYGTEYKYSHAFPGNFVDQEFMPDKISGTLLYDPGKNAAEEKLRQSLKEKWKNKYGY; encoded by the coding sequence ATGGCAACACGAATTCCATTAGCAGAACGAATGCGTCCCCGAAATATTGTCGGATATGTCGGGCAGGAGCATATTGTAGGAGAGGGTGCGGTATTGCGAAATGCACTTGAACAAAATAATATTCCATCGATGATATTGTGGGGTCCTCCGGGAGTAGGGAAGACTACTTTAGCCCTGTTAATGGCTAAAGCATTGGACCGGCCTTTTTTTAGTCTCAGTGCGATACAATCCGGTGTCAAAGATATCCGGGAAGTCATTGAAAAGGCTGATCAACTGCAGAAGTTCAATCAGGAACAACCGATACTTTTTATAGATGAGATTCATCGTTTCTCAAAGTCTCAGCAGGATTCTCTATTGGGAGCTGTTGAACGGGGACTTGTTACATTAATAGGTGCTACTACGGAAAATCCCTCTTTTGAAGTGATCTCCGCGCTCTTGTCCCGTTGTCAGGTATATGTATTAAAGCATCTGACTGAAGAAGAACTGATCGGTATTGTAAATTCGGCTATTTCTGAAGACGAATTTCTAAAAGAAGAGAAAATAGAAGTTCTGGAATATGAAGCTTTATTACGTCTTTCAGGAGGTGATGCACGTAAGCTGCTGAATGTGCTGGAGCTTGTAGTAAATGCGTCTCTAAGCCTGAATAAGCCGATTACAAATGAATTTGTGCTTAAGCAGGTGCAGCAGAATATGGCGATCTATGATAAGACCGGGGAGCAGCACTATGATATTATTTCAGCTTTTATCAAGTCGATAAGAGGGAGTGATCCCAATGCGGCTGTCTATTGGCTGGCTCGTATGATTGAAGGCGGGGAAGATCCTTCCTTTATTTCCCGCCGGTTGCTGATCCTTGCATCAGAAGATATTGGCAATGCTAATCCTAATGCGCTGTTACTGGCTAACAACTGTTTTCAGGCAGTGAATGTCATAGGCTGGCCCGAATCCCGCATTATTTTATCCCAAACAGTCACTTACCTTGCAAGTTCAGCGAAAAGCAATGCTTCATATGAGGCCATCAATAAAGCGCAGGGACTTGTCAAGCAGACAGGCGATTTGTCTGTTCCTCTTCATCTTCGTAATGCACCTACTAAACTGATGAAAGAGCTTAATTATGGGACTGAATATAAATATTCACATGCTTTTCCGGGTAATTTTGTCGATCAGGAATTTATGCCGGACAAGATCAGTGGCACATTACTGTATGATCCTGGGAAAAATGCTGCGGAGGAGAAACTTCGCCAGTCACTCAAAGAAAAATGGAAGAATAAATACGGATACTAA
- a CDS encoding tetratricopeptide repeat protein, whose translation MTKYKMNITGLVLFLTIGLFSISAPSFAQQKDQEDPAGYISKYNPNFAGIGPPVYFVPAPRTTEEILHDAYKNKQTFADTIAIALTLQRFLIDYKLTSNSAQLQYLISPLPATPQAWETIIQQTRNADNMNTLYGLLNESALYAIKNGAYPLALKQLEEALSTVQKTENKNDLSIIQFNLANLYLFDQKFEQAANFQEQYYKNAIQNKTYLDQANSLVKIATIQAFDRDFKSAEQTIIRKAIPLYNKTRSYEGKILAWEQLALIYQMQKKHTQAQWFLLQARELAEKKSLPGELAELEYMLAESKFDDGNLKVSKNEFINARKLAEKEDNKLLQLAIENKIGELFMKLKDYSAAKESLEKYWALRAELFK comes from the coding sequence ATGACTAAATATAAAATGAATATTACAGGATTAGTCTTATTCCTGACGATCGGTCTGTTTTCAATTTCTGCCCCTTCCTTTGCACAGCAAAAAGATCAGGAAGATCCTGCCGGTTACATCAGCAAATACAACCCTAACTTTGCCGGCATAGGTCCTCCGGTCTATTTTGTCCCTGCTCCACGTACCACAGAAGAAATCTTACATGATGCGTATAAAAACAAACAAACCTTCGCAGATACCATTGCCATTGCACTGACCTTACAACGCTTTCTGATTGATTACAAGCTGACTTCCAATTCGGCACAGCTGCAATATCTGATCTCCCCTCTCCCTGCAACACCACAGGCCTGGGAAACTATTATTCAGCAGACCCGCAATGCAGACAACATGAATACACTGTATGGCCTTTTGAATGAGTCCGCATTATATGCAATCAAAAACGGAGCTTATCCGCTTGCATTGAAACAACTGGAAGAAGCACTATCTACAGTACAAAAGACAGAAAACAAAAATGATCTGTCCATTATTCAGTTCAATCTGGCGAACCTCTATCTGTTTGATCAAAAATTTGAACAGGCAGCTAATTTCCAGGAGCAGTACTATAAAAATGCCATTCAGAATAAAACATATCTGGATCAGGCTAATTCTTTGGTTAAGATTGCGACAATTCAGGCATTTGACAGAGATTTTAAATCCGCAGAGCAGACGATTATCCGAAAAGCTATCCCGCTATACAACAAAACACGTTCTTACGAAGGCAAGATACTGGCCTGGGAGCAACTTGCACTGATCTATCAGATGCAGAAAAAGCATACACAAGCCCAGTGGTTTCTTTTACAGGCGCGCGAACTGGCAGAGAAGAAAAGTCTGCCCGGAGAACTGGCTGAACTGGAATATATGCTGGCTGAATCCAAATTTGATGATGGCAACCTGAAAGTTTCTAAAAATGAATTTATAAACGCCCGCAAATTAGCCGAAAAAGAAGATAATAAACTTTTACAATTAGCCATTGAAAACAAAATCGGCGAGCTGTTTATGAAATTAAAAGACTACAGCGCAGCAAAGGAATCACTCGAAAAATACTGGGCGCTACGAGCTGAACTCTTCAAATAA
- a CDS encoding dienelactone hydrolase family protein codes for MKTIFLILLTMGMVQTGFAQLQEVDYSDGEQKLKGLLSGADQKNKPGVLILPAWMGIDEEAKTAAENLAKAGYTAFIADIYGQGNIPKTSAEAGKIAGQFKSDYALYQQRIKVALDELVKQGADPQRIAVIGYCFGGTGALEAARAQLPVKAVVSIHGGLGKGDRANGPVRTKVLVLHGAADASVPASDIVALQKELDEAAADWQMIYYAASKHTFTNPKSQDYNPLAAKRSWQHLMMFLEEVLEK; via the coding sequence ATGAAAACAATTTTTTTAATACTACTTACAATGGGAATGGTACAGACTGGTTTTGCTCAGCTTCAGGAAGTGGACTATAGCGATGGAGAACAAAAACTAAAGGGATTATTATCCGGAGCAGATCAGAAGAATAAACCCGGGGTACTGATCCTGCCTGCATGGATGGGTATTGATGAAGAAGCAAAGACTGCGGCCGAAAATCTGGCAAAAGCAGGATATACGGCTTTTATTGCCGATATATATGGTCAGGGAAATATACCAAAGACTTCTGCTGAAGCCGGTAAGATCGCAGGACAGTTTAAATCTGACTATGCCTTATATCAACAACGAATTAAAGTGGCTTTGGATGAACTGGTAAAACAAGGAGCGGATCCGCAACGTATAGCTGTCATTGGTTACTGCTTTGGCGGAACCGGTGCATTGGAAGCTGCACGTGCGCAACTACCTGTTAAAGCTGTGGTATCTATACATGGCGGACTTGGAAAAGGAGACCGAGCGAATGGTCCTGTCCGTACTAAAGTATTAGTATTACATGGGGCTGCAGATGCAAGTGTGCCGGCAAGTGATATTGTGGCTTTGCAAAAGGAATTGGATGAGGCTGCCGCTGATTGGCAAATGATCTATTATGCTGCAAGCAAGCATACTTTCACTAATCCTAAATCGCAGGATTACAATCCATTGGCAGCAAAACGCTCCTGGCAACATTTGATGATGTTTCTGGAAGAAGTTCTGGAGAAATAA